Genomic window (Rhipicephalus sanguineus isolate Rsan-2018 unplaced genomic scaffold, BIME_Rsan_1.4 Seq4301, whole genome shotgun sequence):
ACGTACATTCAAACATGACAGTGCACACTTGTAACAATGAACTATGCCTCGATTGTGGCACTGCACGTCACACGTACATTCAAACATGACTAGTGCAGACTTGGTAGCATTGCAGTACACCGCACTTGTGGTGCTGCGCGTCACACAAAAAAACATAACTTCCACACAACGTACAAGACAAAAGGTATTAAACGAAAGACATATAACAAACTTAAATAACGAAAGGAAAAAAGGTGCCACAAGTAACTGTTTTGTCAAGGCAAGTAAAATTAAAATTcaagcaataaaaaacaaaaactgaaataaCAAAACAACTTAAATAACGAAAGGAAAAAGGTGCCACAAGTAACGTTTTGTCAAGGCAAGTAAAATTAAAATTCAAGCattaaaaacaaaactgaaataaCAAAAGTTACTGTGGTGGCTGCGGCGGCTGTTGCCCTGGCATGGGCTGCTGTGGCAGCACCACCACAGTACTTGTTGCTAGTGTGGCGAGGGGCGAAAGGTTTTCCTCCAGTCTTCGGAGTCGCTCCTCCTGCCGGCGTCCAATCTCGCACAACTCCTTGACTGCGTCAGCCACCGATTTGAGCCCTTTTTCGAGGACCGCCGTTTGCTGTTCAAAATTATGCAGAATTGAAAGTGTAGTGTTCAGAATCGATGCGCAGTGTATTGTATGATGAAGTACGATATTACAAAGTAAGCAAATGCCATGTAAACGTTATGGTAACATTTGACACACCTAGTCATTATAGCTAAGCATATTTGGCAGGAACATGCCGAGTACGTAGGCTTCGCTTCGTTTCTCAAACGTGGTAGCTGCATTCCAATGTGAAAAAATGCACTTGCTCATCTTAATTGCACAAGAGGGTGAAGCGtcgaaacacggacacaagagatgaGAGCAAGAAATCACAGTATATGTTGTCTTGTTATCTTCTGTGTCTGTGTatgcacgtttctttcttttgtaatgAATGCTAGCGAACTAGCTCAAGTTTATGTCATTATAAGCTCTTGCTAACCTATAGGTTTGTTTACATGCATGTTACTGAACCCCAGGTAGACAAATTCAATAGGCAGTGCAATACTACAATAAGCTTCATTAGttctttcattgttttgtttcgtGCAAAAAACAACTGCATTATTAAAATTGCCAGCCATGCTGTAATGCTTGGGTCCgttccttctgggatcctaatttttatttgcattcgttgcgTCAACCCTGCCATGTTGGCTTTtcctaatgctctcgcatttagtttaccgatgtctgttcttgccgttcctgggtagatataaagtgtcaatcacctgtggtgcatacccgtttacaGCGGCCCgtgacaaacgggtatgtgccacacgtatctggagaAAGGggttttgacgacgtgcgcgacacgcttttcacgttattcatgtcatcatcagGCATActtgtcaaaccctcttaccctcccatttaAGGAAGCAATCACGAGGGCACCCAAACATAGGCGGCTGGACAGACAGACTGACAGACGGACACAAcattcaaagtgccttgggttcgctaagaaatgctttccaTTTAATAGGTGTGAGT
Coding sequences:
- the LOC125756666 gene encoding uncharacterized protein LOC125756666; this encodes LWRAFVAGTSSPQASQEDLLAQAIDHGRQSVLASQQLCKAQREQVEATRKQTAVLEKGLKSVADAVKELCEIGRRQEERLRRLEENLSPLATLATSTVVVLPQQPMPGQQPPQPPQ